The Shewanella halotolerans region TGCCCACCAGCTGGATCAGGAAGATGGCCACTCCAATGGTGCGCCCATCTTAGCCGATGCCAACGACTATCATTCTTGGTCTACCGTCATGGCGCAGGAGTTCACGAAGCTGCGCGAAGACGCCAAGTGGCATCAACCCAGCCTGTTTAACTATTACGGCGCCACCAACGAGGCCGAGTTCTTCGCGGTGATCACCGAGACCTTCTTCGAACGCCCCCATGAATTTTACCAGCAGCATCAGGCCCTCTATCAACAGATGAGTCATTTTTTCAAGCTAGATCCGGTAAACTGGCATTAACGACACGAAAAAGGAGTTTTACCATGACCGTCAGACATCCCATGCTGACTTGGCTTTTGGCAGCCAGCGCCCTACTGCTGAGCGGCATTTGCCGGGCCGAGATCCCGCTAGAGGCGACTCAGACCTTAGACAAGCTACACGGCTACGCCGCCAGTGCCGATTGGGACAACTACTTCGCCCTCTATACTGAGGATGCCCACTTTATCGGTACCGATGCCACAGAAAACTGGAACATGCAGGAATTTTCCGCCTATGCCCGCCCGACAAAGGGCTGGCACTACACCCTGGTTTCCAGACAGCTCCAGCAACACGGCGACGTGATAGTCTTCGATGAGCACTTAAGCAGTAAGTCCTACGGCAACTGCCGCGGCACAGGCACTCTGGTACTGAGCCCACAAGGCTGGAAGATATTGCAATACCACCTGAGTTTTCCTATCCCCAACGCCATGGCCAAGCGGATCACGGCGCAGATTAGCGCCGCGAGTAAGGAAGAGTAGAGCTAATGCACAGAGACAGATAGGCAGAGATTGGTCAGCTGCGCGAAGTGGGTAAAGCGCTCGAAATCCACTTCAGCCAGCTTGCGATCCGAGCTGTGTCTGTCGGCGTATAACAGGCCAATCACCTTGTTATCCACCAAGATCGGCGCCAACATGAAGCCCATGGCAGAGGTGTGGCGCCTGAGTTCTTCGTCGGTATAGAGACGCCACTTTTCCGAGCTAGGGTTGTCGATAAACAGCGGTTTCTTGAGGTCGACACTCTCGGCAAACACATTCTTATCGTGATTAAGCTCGACGATAAACTCATTCTTCATCTTATCGCCGTTCTCGCCTAACACCACGCGAGGCTGCAGGCGTTTTCGGTTTGGAGAGAGCAGCATCACGGCGCAGCGATCCATGCCTATACCATCGAGCAGACCGCTCAGGGTAATGGTGATCACCTCATTAAAGTTCGCCTTGTTGATGGCGCAATCTGTGAGTTCCCTGAGCTTCTTCAGCTGCAGGTCAACATTAAACTCACGTACCTTAATGGGCTCGGCTTCGGGCTCCGCCGCCAGCGTCAATTGGTGAGTATCGGGCAAAAAGGCCACCAGCACCTTGGCGCCATAGGTATCGGCCAGCTTTCTGGTGGCGTGGCTACACTGGATCATCCGCCCCTTAAATTCATCCACCTCGAGATCCAGCATGTCTGCCGCCTGCTTGATTCGATGATTCAGCTCGGCAATATCTTTGCTGTCGCTGGCCATCAACTCGCTGATCTTGTTGGCAAGATAGATGGAGCGGATCTCAGGCGTGCGCTCATTGGGGTTAGACAGGGACTTTACCAGCACCTCACCGAGGCCCCAGTTTTTGGCTATGCCCATGGAAAGCTGGGTAAATGAGGTGCCCAACACCTCTCTGACTACGTTATTGGCTTCCTTCTCATCGGCCTGATTGAGGCGTGCATCGAGCTGCTCTGTGGTCTCGCCGCCCATGCTCCAGAAGGCACTCTCCCCCAGGTGATAGAGCAGCGCGGCGATAAACACCTCTTCTTGCAGCTCTTCATCATGGTCTTTAAGCATCATCTTGGCCAGCATGGCTGCCTGGAAGGCTCTGGCCATCAGGGTGAGCAGCCTGTGGTACACGGGCTCAGATAAGCCCTTATTTTCTAGCAGGCTACTCAGGAGTTTGGCGGTAATACAGATGTTGCGTATGGTATCGAAGCCCAGCACCACGGCCGCACGGCTTACTGTGGTGACGTGGGAGATCCCCTTGTTATAGATGGCGCTGTTGGCCACCTTAAGAATTCGCGAGGTCAGCGCATTATCATGCATCACGCTGCGGCCGAGTATCGCCAGGGAGGAAACATCATCTTTGGCTAGTTTCTCTAGGGTTTTCACCGTCGAGCTAAGTGCCGGCATCTCTTGTTCGCTGATGCGTTTGGTCCAGTATTCTGCACCTTTACCTGACATGGCAGTGTTCAATGCGTATCTACTCTTTTATATAAAGAAATAAGGATAGCGCTCGCTTGCCGGCGCCGTCTTTGATGAATTATAGGCAGAAAAACTTATAACATAACAATTACATCTGCCGCCAGTGGCAAATCACGTTTATCACCTGCACCCTATTCACATGGCGAGGATTTCATCTCTTTATCGGCTGCGGGAGCGTATTGATAAGCACAAAATAAAAAAGGCGGCTCAAGAGGGACCGCCAAAGCAAGCAAAAATAAACAAGTAGAAAGGAAAGAAAAACCTCGCACTGCACGTAGGAACACAGTGCGAGGAACAACCGCTGCTAAAGGACAGCAAGTCGAAACTTTAGAACTGCTCCTCTTCGGTAGAGCCAGTCAGTGCCGTGACCGAAGACTCACCGCCCTGGATCACATTGGTCACCTTATCGAAGTAGCCTGTACCCACCTCTTGCTGGTGCGCCACGAAGGTGTAGCCTTTCTTCGCCGCGGCGAATTCGACTTCCTGTACCTTCTCGACATAGTGCTTCATGCCTTCGCCACGCGCATAGTCATAGGCGAGGTCGAACATGTTGTACCACATGTTGTGGATACCGGCTAAGGTGATGAACTGGTACTTGTAGCCCATGTCCGACAATTCTTGCTGGAAGCGGGCGATGGTGGCATCGTCCAGGTTCTTCTTCCAGTTGAAAGAAGGTGAACAGTTATAGGCCAGCAGCTGATCTGGGTATTGCGCATGGATAGCCTCGGCAAAGCGGCGTGCCTCTTCAAGATCAGGCTTAGCCGTCTCACACCAGATAAGATCTGCGTATGGGGCGTAGGCCAGACCGCGAGAGATAGCCTGGTCGATGCCAGCATTCACACGGTAGAAACCTTCTGAAGTGCGCTCGCCTGTGATGAAGTCGCGATCATAAGGGTCGCAATCAGAGGTCAGCAGATCCGCAGCGTTCGCATCGGTACGGGCGATAACCAGAGTTGGTACGCCGCTCACGTCGGCAGCCAAACGCGCCGAAACCAGCTTCTGTACCGCTTCCTGGGTCGGCACCAACACCTTACCGCCCATGTGGCCACACTTCTTCACCGAGGCTAGCTGATCTTCAAAATGCACACCCGCCGCGCCGGCATCGATCATGTTCTTCATCAGCTCGTAGGCGTTAAGCACACCACCAAAACCGGCTTCGGCATCGGCCACGATAGGCAAGAAGTAGTCTGTGTAGCGCTCATCTTGTGGGTCAATCTGGTTGCTCCACTGGATCTGGTCGGCGCGGCGAAACGAGTTGTTGATGCGCTGAACCACTGCAGGCACAGAGTTTGCTGGATAAAGCGACTGATCTGGGTACATGGTGCCCGCTAGGTTAGCATCGGCAGCCACCTGCCAGCCCGACAGGTAGATGGCCTCGATACCCGCCTTGGCCTGCTGTACC contains the following coding sequences:
- a CDS encoding nuclear transport factor 2 family protein, producing MTVRHPMLTWLLAASALLLSGICRAEIPLEATQTLDKLHGYAASADWDNYFALYTEDAHFIGTDATENWNMQEFSAYARPTKGWHYTLVSRQLQQHGDVIVFDEHLSSKSYGNCRGTGTLVLSPQGWKILQYHLSFPIPNAMAKRITAQISAASKEE
- a CDS encoding HDOD domain-containing protein, which codes for MSGKGAEYWTKRISEQEMPALSSTVKTLEKLAKDDVSSLAILGRSVMHDNALTSRILKVANSAIYNKGISHVTTVSRAAVVLGFDTIRNICITAKLLSSLLENKGLSEPVYHRLLTLMARAFQAAMLAKMMLKDHDEELQEEVFIAALLYHLGESAFWSMGGETTEQLDARLNQADEKEANNVVREVLGTSFTQLSMGIAKNWGLGEVLVKSLSNPNERTPEIRSIYLANKISELMASDSKDIAELNHRIKQAADMLDLEVDEFKGRMIQCSHATRKLADTYGAKVLVAFLPDTHQLTLAAEPEAEPIKVREFNVDLQLKKLRELTDCAINKANFNEVITITLSGLLDGIGMDRCAVMLLSPNRKRLQPRVVLGENGDKMKNEFIVELNHDKNVFAESVDLKKPLFIDNPSSEKWRLYTDEELRRHTSAMGFMLAPILVDNKVIGLLYADRHSSDRKLAEVDFERFTHFAQLTNLCLSVSVH
- the aceA gene encoding isocitrate lyase; the encoded protein is MTKATTQISRQQQIDAIKQDWAENPRWAGVRRPYSAEDVVALRGSIVPENTLATRGAEKLWQLVNGGAKKGYVNSLGALTGGQAVQQAKAGIEAIYLSGWQVAADANLAGTMYPDQSLYPANSVPAVVQRINNSFRRADQIQWSNQIDPQDERYTDYFLPIVADAEAGFGGVLNAYELMKNMIDAGAAGVHFEDQLASVKKCGHMGGKVLVPTQEAVQKLVSARLAADVSGVPTLVIARTDANAADLLTSDCDPYDRDFITGERTSEGFYRVNAGIDQAISRGLAYAPYADLIWCETAKPDLEEARRFAEAIHAQYPDQLLAYNCSPSFNWKKNLDDATIARFQQELSDMGYKYQFITLAGIHNMWYNMFDLAYDYARGEGMKHYVEKVQEVEFAAAKKGYTFVAHQQEVGTGYFDKVTNVIQGGESSVTALTGSTEEEQF